A window of the Hypomesus transpacificus isolate Combined female chromosome 8, fHypTra1, whole genome shotgun sequence genome harbors these coding sequences:
- the LOC124470483 gene encoding uncharacterized protein C9orf152-like — MSCCCSDSSCSWEPIRSRNVIRGETATGDVRRLVDEDNQTESTEERSRMDIALLREQYRCTREKQKRQTQVVLFRQAPVVETDGCSMVSVVPFSHGSGEDSPERWGLPNQDSQPPSSVHMEKGPWHSHLGMHRRTCLVNNAPMPQTTFNPSCPSVVSSTPCSSPSPLSEGQSRGSAGELTPSGASTSGSSEELDSGVSGGSSRKSSAPAVLSRQLSFGSHHSRGGGAHPLGPSSSSPHHYPFPQRKTLTKSEAAKRLGLYSSF, encoded by the exons ATGTCTTGCTGCTGTTCAGATTCGTCGTGTTCCTGGGAACCTATTAGATCACGGAATGTTATTAGAGGTGAAACTGCCACCGGGGACGTGAGACGCCTCGTGGACGAGGACAACCAAACTGAATcgacggaggagaggagcagaatgGATATAGCTTTGCTCAGAGAACAGTACCGTTGCACCAGAGAAAAGCAAAAGCGACAAACTCAGGTGGTTTTATTTAGACAAG CCCCAGTAGTGGAGACAGATGGTTGCTCCATGGTCAGTGTGGTCCCCTTTAGCCACGGGAGTGGGGAGGACTCCCCTGAGAGGTGGGGGCTCCCAAACCAGgactcccagcctccctcctctgtccacaTGGAGAAGGGCCCCTGGCACTCACACCTAGGCATGCACAGACGGACCTGCCTGGTCAACAACGCCCCCATGCCACAAACCACCTTCAATCCTAGCTGTCCGAGCGTTGTCTCTTCCACGCCCTGTTCCTCCCCGTCCCCCCTGTCAGAGGGTCAGTCCCGGGGCTCGGCTGGGGAGCTGACTCCCTCTGGGGCTTCAACCTCTGGATCTTCCGAAGAGCTGGACAGCGGGGTGTCAGGGGGATCCAGCAGGAAGTCCTCTGCTCCGGCTGTCCTGTCCAGGCAGCTGAGCTTCGGCAGCCATCATTCTCGGGGTGGTGGGGCCCACCCCCTcggcccctcctcttcttccccccaCCATTACCCCTTCCCACAGAGGAAGACACTAACCAAGTCTGAGGCAGCTAAAAGGCTGGGATTGTACTCTTCCTTTTAG
- the nub1 gene encoding NEDD8 ultimate buster 1 isoform X1 has translation MLTKAIWRMAEQHIQAKLINHLKQDKIQLWNPPYTSEDNKPGLQPLKELAERYAPVVCFSVEQVEEALEYVRGQAVKRGKGNRTYRETCVATLELQLPRDARKDSKKNYLETRLDVLTQSVMDRIAEIHGLQYIKLILNGKELLPEKHLNEQNVKNNSKVMVLRVSEPQKKKQMADEEDKKKTQNESVQRTQKGFQILSERDGSEDPATTPFLEIADQKGNPLNIPHSEKKALILAMGFHEKGRALLKRKQYEAALCHLLQADDQFNQCGSALLGTVDNYAVLQLDIVWCYRALEALSCLDDGRQRLQRAEDCFLKCYGERQQRLLQIKGNTGSEDVLFLRMYLLQSLLFFLDGQERDAALKLQKAEDLYSRLVTDPDLMTQLLAFGFSEREARLGLRACQGNVNQAAMHISNRRQERDEMKREEREKRRRRVEAISTLRELGYCKRDAAVALQQAEGNVDQAYQILLDSAQADQSTNNNAEEPVSQDLVEQVRTRPSEPASALPSSVCACVDFDPSCDPFQLQYLGFSREMLEAALRLVGGDIPEATRLLLDNGGVIPPELLSPSPPSSHSDEASTSTDSAGSTSVSQSLMDVDLVNEVLEDIPRHEEDYLDLTLEEEMDLIGQMKSLLNRMGS, from the exons ATGCTAACGAAGGCTA TTTGGAGAATGGCGGAGCAACACATCCAAGCAAAGCTGATCAACCATCTGAAGCAAGATAAAATACAGTTGTGGAATCCCCCCTACACCTCCGAAGACAACAAACCCGGACTACAGCCGCTAAAG GAGCTGGCCGAGCGCTATGCTCCCGTTGTGTGTTTTTCGGTGGAGCAGGTAGAGGAAGCTCTGGAGTACGTCAGGGGTCAAGCCgtgaagagagggaaggggaacaGAACCTACAGAGAGACCTGTGTGGCCACCCTGGAGCTACAGCTACCCAGGGATGCCAGGAAG GATTCCAAAAAGAACTATCTGGAGACCAGACTGGATGTCCTGACCCAGTCTGTGATGGACAG GATTGCTGAGATTCACGGCCTACAGTATATTAAGCTGATCTTAAATGGGAAGGAACTGCTGCCGG AGAAGCATCTGAATGAGCAGAATGTGAAGAACAACAGTAAGGTGATGGTACTGAGGGTGAGtgaaccacagaagaagaaacagaTGGCTGATGAGGAGGACAAGAAAAAGACTCAGAACGAGAGCGTTCAGAGGACCCAGAAAGGCTTCCAAATCCTCTCGGAGAGAG ATGGCAGTGAGGACCCAGCTACCACACCTTTCCTGGAGATAGCAGACCAGAAGGGCAACCCTCTCAACATCCCTCACAGCGAGAAgaag gctcTGATCCTGGCCATGGGATTCCATGAAAAGGGCCGAGCGCTGTTGAAGAGGAAGCAGTATGAAGCTGCACTATGCCACTTGCTGCAGGCCGATGACCAGTTTAA tcaGTGCGGCTCCGCTCTGCTGGGTACAGTGGATAACTATGCAGTACTGCAGCTGGACATCGTGTGGTGCTATCGAGCGCTGGAGGCCCTGAGCTGTCTGGATGACGGCAGGCAGCGGTTACAGAGGGCAGAGGACTGCTTCCTCAAGTGTTATGGAGAACGGCAACAGAGGCTGCTGCAAATCAAG GGcaacacaggaagtgaggacgTGTTGTTCCTGAGGATGTACCTCCTCCAGAGTCTTCTCTTCTTTCTGGATGGGCAAGAGCGAGACGCTGCCCTCAAACTACAGAAG GCGGAGGACCTGTACAGCCGTCTAGTCACGGACCCAGACCTGATGACCCAGCTGCTGGCTTTTGGCTTCTCTGAGCGGGAGGCTCGCCTGGGCCTGAGGGCCTGCCAGGGCAACGTCAACCAGGCCGCCATGCACATCAGCAACAGGAGACAG GAGCGTGATGAGAtgaagagggaagagagggagaagaggaggaggagagtggaggctaTCTCCACCCTGAGAGAGCTGGGCTACTGTAAGAGAGATGCAGCTGTAGCCCTCCAGCAGGCAGAAGGAAACGTGGACCAGGCCTACCAG ATTCTCCTTGACTCCGCCCAGGCGGACCAGTCCACGAATAACAACGCAGAGGAGCCTGTCAGTCAAGACCTGGTGGAACAGGTAAGGACACGCCCCTCAGAACCAGCTTCTGCCTtaccttcctctgtgtgtgcttgtgtagacTTTGACCCGTCCTGCGACCCGTTCCAGCTCCAATACCTGGGCTTCAGCAGGGAGATGTTAGAGGCGGCGTTAAGGCTGGTGGGGGGGGACATCCCCGAGgccaccaggctgctgctggaCAACGGCGGGGTGATCCCCCCTgagctcctctccccctcccccccttcctcccactcTGATGAAGCCAGCACATCCACTGACTCTGCAG gctcCACCAGTGTGTCACAGAGCCTGATGGATGTGGACCTGGTGAACGAGGTTCTGGAGGACATTCCCAGACATGAGGAGGACTATCTGGACctcaccctggaggaggagatggacctCATAGGCCAGATGAAATCCCTCCTGAACAGGATGGgaagctga
- the nub1 gene encoding NEDD8 ultimate buster 1 isoform X3, which translates to MLTKAIWRMAEQHIQAKLINHLKQDKIQLWNPPYTSEDNKPGLQPLKELAERYAPVVCFSVEQVEEALEYVRGQAVKRGKGNRTYRETCVATLELQLPRDARKDSKKNYLETRLDVLTQSVMDRIAEIHGLQYIKLILNGKELLPEKHLNEQNVKNNSKVMVLRVSEPQKKKQMADEEDKKKTQNESVQRTQKGFQILSERDGSEDPATTPFLEIADQKGNPLNIPHSEKKALILAMGFHEKGRALLKRKQYEAALCHLLQADDQFNQCGSALLGTVDNYAVLQLDIVWCYRALEALSCLDDGRQRLQRAEDCFLKCYGERQQRLLQIKGNTGSEDVLFLRMYLLQSLLFFLDGQERDAALKLQKAEDLYSRLVTDPDLMTQLLAFGFSEREARLGLRACQGNVNQAAMHISNRRQERDEMKREEREKRRRRVEAISTLRELGYCKRDAAVALQQAEGNVDQAYQILLDSAQADQSTNNNAEEPVSQDLVEQLQYLGFSREMLEAALRLVGGDIPEATRLLLDNGGVIPPELLSPSPPSSHSDEASTSTDSAGSTSVSQSLMDVDLVNEVLEDIPRHEEDYLDLTLEEEMDLIGQMKSLLNRMGS; encoded by the exons ATGCTAACGAAGGCTA TTTGGAGAATGGCGGAGCAACACATCCAAGCAAAGCTGATCAACCATCTGAAGCAAGATAAAATACAGTTGTGGAATCCCCCCTACACCTCCGAAGACAACAAACCCGGACTACAGCCGCTAAAG GAGCTGGCCGAGCGCTATGCTCCCGTTGTGTGTTTTTCGGTGGAGCAGGTAGAGGAAGCTCTGGAGTACGTCAGGGGTCAAGCCgtgaagagagggaaggggaacaGAACCTACAGAGAGACCTGTGTGGCCACCCTGGAGCTACAGCTACCCAGGGATGCCAGGAAG GATTCCAAAAAGAACTATCTGGAGACCAGACTGGATGTCCTGACCCAGTCTGTGATGGACAG GATTGCTGAGATTCACGGCCTACAGTATATTAAGCTGATCTTAAATGGGAAGGAACTGCTGCCGG AGAAGCATCTGAATGAGCAGAATGTGAAGAACAACAGTAAGGTGATGGTACTGAGGGTGAGtgaaccacagaagaagaaacagaTGGCTGATGAGGAGGACAAGAAAAAGACTCAGAACGAGAGCGTTCAGAGGACCCAGAAAGGCTTCCAAATCCTCTCGGAGAGAG ATGGCAGTGAGGACCCAGCTACCACACCTTTCCTGGAGATAGCAGACCAGAAGGGCAACCCTCTCAACATCCCTCACAGCGAGAAgaag gctcTGATCCTGGCCATGGGATTCCATGAAAAGGGCCGAGCGCTGTTGAAGAGGAAGCAGTATGAAGCTGCACTATGCCACTTGCTGCAGGCCGATGACCAGTTTAA tcaGTGCGGCTCCGCTCTGCTGGGTACAGTGGATAACTATGCAGTACTGCAGCTGGACATCGTGTGGTGCTATCGAGCGCTGGAGGCCCTGAGCTGTCTGGATGACGGCAGGCAGCGGTTACAGAGGGCAGAGGACTGCTTCCTCAAGTGTTATGGAGAACGGCAACAGAGGCTGCTGCAAATCAAG GGcaacacaggaagtgaggacgTGTTGTTCCTGAGGATGTACCTCCTCCAGAGTCTTCTCTTCTTTCTGGATGGGCAAGAGCGAGACGCTGCCCTCAAACTACAGAAG GCGGAGGACCTGTACAGCCGTCTAGTCACGGACCCAGACCTGATGACCCAGCTGCTGGCTTTTGGCTTCTCTGAGCGGGAGGCTCGCCTGGGCCTGAGGGCCTGCCAGGGCAACGTCAACCAGGCCGCCATGCACATCAGCAACAGGAGACAG GAGCGTGATGAGAtgaagagggaagagagggagaagaggaggaggagagtggaggctaTCTCCACCCTGAGAGAGCTGGGCTACTGTAAGAGAGATGCAGCTGTAGCCCTCCAGCAGGCAGAAGGAAACGTGGACCAGGCCTACCAG ATTCTCCTTGACTCCGCCCAGGCGGACCAGTCCACGAATAACAACGCAGAGGAGCCTGTCAGTCAAGACCTGGTGGAACAG CTCCAATACCTGGGCTTCAGCAGGGAGATGTTAGAGGCGGCGTTAAGGCTGGTGGGGGGGGACATCCCCGAGgccaccaggctgctgctggaCAACGGCGGGGTGATCCCCCCTgagctcctctccccctcccccccttcctcccactcTGATGAAGCCAGCACATCCACTGACTCTGCAG gctcCACCAGTGTGTCACAGAGCCTGATGGATGTGGACCTGGTGAACGAGGTTCTGGAGGACATTCCCAGACATGAGGAGGACTATCTGGACctcaccctggaggaggagatggacctCATAGGCCAGATGAAATCCCTCCTGAACAGGATGGgaagctga
- the nub1 gene encoding NEDD8 ultimate buster 1 isoform X2, which yields MAEQHIQAKLINHLKQDKIQLWNPPYTSEDNKPGLQPLKELAERYAPVVCFSVEQVEEALEYVRGQAVKRGKGNRTYRETCVATLELQLPRDARKDSKKNYLETRLDVLTQSVMDRIAEIHGLQYIKLILNGKELLPEKHLNEQNVKNNSKVMVLRVSEPQKKKQMADEEDKKKTQNESVQRTQKGFQILSERDGSEDPATTPFLEIADQKGNPLNIPHSEKKALILAMGFHEKGRALLKRKQYEAALCHLLQADDQFNQCGSALLGTVDNYAVLQLDIVWCYRALEALSCLDDGRQRLQRAEDCFLKCYGERQQRLLQIKGNTGSEDVLFLRMYLLQSLLFFLDGQERDAALKLQKAEDLYSRLVTDPDLMTQLLAFGFSEREARLGLRACQGNVNQAAMHISNRRQERDEMKREEREKRRRRVEAISTLRELGYCKRDAAVALQQAEGNVDQAYQILLDSAQADQSTNNNAEEPVSQDLVEQVRTRPSEPASALPSSVCACVDFDPSCDPFQLQYLGFSREMLEAALRLVGGDIPEATRLLLDNGGVIPPELLSPSPPSSHSDEASTSTDSAGSTSVSQSLMDVDLVNEVLEDIPRHEEDYLDLTLEEEMDLIGQMKSLLNRMGS from the exons ATGGCGGAGCAACACATCCAAGCAAAGCTGATCAACCATCTGAAGCAAGATAAAATACAGTTGTGGAATCCCCCCTACACCTCCGAAGACAACAAACCCGGACTACAGCCGCTAAAG GAGCTGGCCGAGCGCTATGCTCCCGTTGTGTGTTTTTCGGTGGAGCAGGTAGAGGAAGCTCTGGAGTACGTCAGGGGTCAAGCCgtgaagagagggaaggggaacaGAACCTACAGAGAGACCTGTGTGGCCACCCTGGAGCTACAGCTACCCAGGGATGCCAGGAAG GATTCCAAAAAGAACTATCTGGAGACCAGACTGGATGTCCTGACCCAGTCTGTGATGGACAG GATTGCTGAGATTCACGGCCTACAGTATATTAAGCTGATCTTAAATGGGAAGGAACTGCTGCCGG AGAAGCATCTGAATGAGCAGAATGTGAAGAACAACAGTAAGGTGATGGTACTGAGGGTGAGtgaaccacagaagaagaaacagaTGGCTGATGAGGAGGACAAGAAAAAGACTCAGAACGAGAGCGTTCAGAGGACCCAGAAAGGCTTCCAAATCCTCTCGGAGAGAG ATGGCAGTGAGGACCCAGCTACCACACCTTTCCTGGAGATAGCAGACCAGAAGGGCAACCCTCTCAACATCCCTCACAGCGAGAAgaag gctcTGATCCTGGCCATGGGATTCCATGAAAAGGGCCGAGCGCTGTTGAAGAGGAAGCAGTATGAAGCTGCACTATGCCACTTGCTGCAGGCCGATGACCAGTTTAA tcaGTGCGGCTCCGCTCTGCTGGGTACAGTGGATAACTATGCAGTACTGCAGCTGGACATCGTGTGGTGCTATCGAGCGCTGGAGGCCCTGAGCTGTCTGGATGACGGCAGGCAGCGGTTACAGAGGGCAGAGGACTGCTTCCTCAAGTGTTATGGAGAACGGCAACAGAGGCTGCTGCAAATCAAG GGcaacacaggaagtgaggacgTGTTGTTCCTGAGGATGTACCTCCTCCAGAGTCTTCTCTTCTTTCTGGATGGGCAAGAGCGAGACGCTGCCCTCAAACTACAGAAG GCGGAGGACCTGTACAGCCGTCTAGTCACGGACCCAGACCTGATGACCCAGCTGCTGGCTTTTGGCTTCTCTGAGCGGGAGGCTCGCCTGGGCCTGAGGGCCTGCCAGGGCAACGTCAACCAGGCCGCCATGCACATCAGCAACAGGAGACAG GAGCGTGATGAGAtgaagagggaagagagggagaagaggaggaggagagtggaggctaTCTCCACCCTGAGAGAGCTGGGCTACTGTAAGAGAGATGCAGCTGTAGCCCTCCAGCAGGCAGAAGGAAACGTGGACCAGGCCTACCAG ATTCTCCTTGACTCCGCCCAGGCGGACCAGTCCACGAATAACAACGCAGAGGAGCCTGTCAGTCAAGACCTGGTGGAACAGGTAAGGACACGCCCCTCAGAACCAGCTTCTGCCTtaccttcctctgtgtgtgcttgtgtagacTTTGACCCGTCCTGCGACCCGTTCCAGCTCCAATACCTGGGCTTCAGCAGGGAGATGTTAGAGGCGGCGTTAAGGCTGGTGGGGGGGGACATCCCCGAGgccaccaggctgctgctggaCAACGGCGGGGTGATCCCCCCTgagctcctctccccctcccccccttcctcccactcTGATGAAGCCAGCACATCCACTGACTCTGCAG gctcCACCAGTGTGTCACAGAGCCTGATGGATGTGGACCTGGTGAACGAGGTTCTGGAGGACATTCCCAGACATGAGGAGGACTATCTGGACctcaccctggaggaggagatggacctCATAGGCCAGATGAAATCCCTCCTGAACAGGATGGgaagctga
- the crygn2 gene encoding gamma-crystallin N-B — protein MSQYSGKITFYEGKCFTGRKLEVRGECDNFQDRGFMNRVNSIRVESGAFICFDHPDFRGQQYILEHGEYPEFQRWNSHNDHMGSCKPIRMHGEHYRMELFEACNYSGQCVEICDDCPFLQSRGFSKNCINSIRVYGDGAWVMYEEPNFRGRMYIVERGNYPSHNEWQAQNPNIQSIRRVVNYF, from the exons ATGTCGCAGTACTCTGGAAAG atCACCTTTTACGAGGGCAAATGCTTCACAGGCAGGAAGCTGGAGGTCAGAGGGGAGTGTGACAACTTCCAGGACCGTGGTTTCATGAACAGGGTCAACTCCATCCGTGTGGAGAGTGGAGCCTTCATCTGCTTTGACCACCCTGACTTCAGGGGCCAGCAGTACATCCTGGAGCATGGAGAGTACCCCGAGTTCCAGCGCTGGAACTCCCACAACGACCACATGGGCTCCTGCAAGCCTATCAGGATG CATGGAGAGCACTACAGGATGGAGCTGTTCGAGGCCTGTAACTACTCTGGCCAGTGTGTAGAGATCTGTGACGACTGTCCCTTCCTCCAGAGTCGTGGTTTCTCCAAGAACTGCATCAACTCTATCAGGGTCTACGGAGATGGAgc CTGGGTGATGTATGAGGAGCCTAACTTCCGTGGTCGTATGTACATTGTGGAGAGAGGAAACTACCCCAGCCACAACGAGTGGCAGGCCCAGAACCCCAACATCCAGTCCATCCGTAGGGTCGTCAACTACTTCTAA